A DNA window from Trichosurus vulpecula isolate mTriVul1 chromosome 2, mTriVul1.pri, whole genome shotgun sequence contains the following coding sequences:
- the NFRKB gene encoding nuclear factor related to kappa-B-binding protein isoform X7: MDALDHMLTDPLDLGPCGDGHGTRIMEDCMLGGTRISLPEDLLEDPEIFFDVVSLSTWHDVLSDSQREHLQQFLPHFPEDNIEQQNQLILALFSGENFRFGNPLHIAQKLFRDGHFNPEVVKYRQLCFKSQYKRYLNSQQQYFHRLLKQILASRTDLLEMAKTSGPALPLRRKRPSLSCTPEERERRTQQRYLKVLREVKEECGDSTLSSDEEDLSSWLPSSPARSPSPAVPLRVVPTLSTLDMKTADKLELGDNDLKMMLKKHHEKRKHQPDHPDLLTGDLTLNDIMTRVNAGRKGSLAALFDLAVLKKKAKEKEEKKKKKLKMIKSEIDDLAEPLSSTEGIPPLSQAPSPLPISAIKEEPLEDLKPCLGINEISSSFFSLLLEILLMEGQASLPMLEERVLDWQSSPASTLNSWFSSASNWAELVLPSLQYLAGDSRAVPSSFSPFVEFKEKTQQWKLIGSSQDNEKELAALFQLWLETKDQTFCKENEDSSDATTPGPRVRTDYVVRPSTGEEKRVFQEQERFRYSQPHKAFTFRMHGFESVVGPVKGVFDKETSLNKAREHSLLRSDRPAYVTILSLVRDAAARLPNGEGTRAEICELLKDSQFLAPDVTSTQVNTVVSGALDRLHYEKDPCVKYDIGRKLWIYLHRDRSEEEFERIHQAQAAAAKARKALQQKPKPPAKVKSSNKESSVKVLNSGTSEPGQLSLSDSSMPATPVTPVTPTTPALPATPISPPPVSAVGKNIPSTGPEPAKSSPSVLLVSSPTMPQLGTLLSPTPSNQTPPNSQSTGRVVSHSGSTGLPQVRVVAQTSLPAVTQQPTNSTQTLPQMPVGPQIRVPATATQTKVIPQTVMTTVPVKTQPAPTPAAVQRPGQGQAGLTVTGLTASTSPAAKPATSSPGSSASSSSTTTVIQNVPGQNIIKQVAITGQLGMKPQTGNSIPLTATNFRIQGKDVLRLPPSSITTDAKGQTVLRITPDMMATLAKSQVTTVKLTQDLFGAGSGTPGKGISATLHVTSNPVHASDTPVKASSATAPSSTPAGTTVVKVAPDLKPAEASSSAFRLMPALGVSVADQKGKGAVASTEAKPAATIRIVQGLGVMPPKPGQTITVAAHAKQGSSSAGGPGAAHTSTVSLPSMSAAVSKAVAVASGATGTPISIGTGATTVRQVPVSTTVVSTSQAGKLPTRITVPLSVISQPMKGKSVVTAPVIKGNLGANISGLGRNIILTTVPAGTKLITGNKPVSFLTAQQLQQLQQGQATQVRIQTVPASHLQQGTASGSSKAVSTVVVTTAPSPKQVPEQQ; the protein is encoded by the exons ATGGATGCTCTGGATCACATGCTTACGGATCCTTTGGACCTGGGGCCATGTGGAGATGGCCATGGCACTCGAATTATGGAGGACTGCATGCTAGGAGGGACCAGGATTAGCCTGCCAGAGGACCTATTGGAAGAT cCTGAGATATTCTTTGATGTAGTTAGCCTCTCAACATGGCATGATGTGCTGAGTGACTCTCAGCGTGAGCACCTCCAGCAGTTCCTGCCTCACTTCCCTGAAGATAACATCGAGCAGCAAAATCAGCTTATTCTAGCCCTATTCAGTGGGGAAAACTTTCGTTTTGGGAATCCATTGCACATTGCCCAGAAACTCTTTCGAG ATGGGCACTTTAACCCGGAAGTAGTGAAGTACCGGCAGCTGTGCTTCAAGTCTCAATACAAGCGCTACCTCAACTCTCAGCAGCAGTATTTCCATCGGCTACTGAAACAGATTCTCGCCTCACGCACA GACTTGTTAGAGATGGCTAAGACGAGTGGCCCTGCCCTTCCCCTTCGAAGGAAACGGCCTTCACTATCCTGTACCCCTGAAGAAAGAGAACGACGCACTCAGCAGCGCTATTTGAAGGTTCTTCGGGAAGTTAAGGAAGAATGTGGAGATAGCACCTTATCCTCTGATGAAGAAG ATCTCAGCTCATGGCTTCCGAGCTCTCCAGCCCGTTCTCCTAGTCCTGCGGTGCCCCTGAGGGTGGTGCCCACGCTTTCAACCCTGGATATGAAAACTGCAG ATAAGCTAGAACTCGGGGACAACGATCTGAAGATGATGTTAAAGAAACACCATGAGAAGCGGAAACACCAACCC GATCACCCAGATCTTTTGACAGGGGACTTGACTCTCAATGACATCATGACACGAGTGAATGCTGGCAGAAAGGGCTCCCTTGCAG CTCTGTTTGACTTGGCTGTcctcaaaaaaaaggcaaaagagaaggaagagaagaagaaaaagaagttgaaaatgaTAAAATCTGAGATAGATGATCTAGCTGAACCTCTGAGCAGTACAGAGGGGATCCCACCCCTATCCCAGGCCCCATCCCCACTGCCAATCTCTGCCATCAAAGAAGA gcctCTTGAAGACCTCAAGCCCTGCCTTGGAATCAATGAAATATCATCTAGTTTCTTCTCCCTCCTACTAGAGATCTTGCTCATGGAGGGACAGGCTAGTCTTCCTATG CTGGAGGAGCGAGTCCTGGATTGGCAGTCATCTCCAGCCAGTACCCTTAATAGCTGGTTCTCCTCAGCTTCCAACTGGGCAGAATTAGTGTTACCATCCCTGCAGTATCTTGCTGGAGATAGCCGAG CTGTTCCTTCTAGCTTTTCTCCATTTGTTGAGTTCAAGGAGAAGACCCAGCAGTGGAAACTGATTG GCTCATCCCAAGACAATGAGAAGGAATTAGCTGCCTTATTCCAACTGTGGCTAGAAACCAAAGATCAAACTTTCTGTAAG GAAAATGAAGACAGTTCAGATGCCACAACACCAGGTCCCCGAGT AAGAACTGACTACGTGGTCCGGCCTAGCACAGGGGAAGAGAAACGGGTTTTTCAGGAGCAG GAACGTTTCCGTTATAGCCAGCCCCACAAAGCTTTCACCTTCCGAATGCATGGATTTGAATCAGTGGTGGGGCCAGTCAAAGGTGTCTTTGACAAAGAGACCTCACTTAACAAGGCCCGGGAGCATTCCTTGCTGCGTTCCGATCGCCCTGCCTATGTCACCATCCTGTCTCTTG TCAGGGATGCTGCAGCCCGACTGCCCAATGGAGAAGGGACTCGGGCTGAAATCTGTGAATTGCTGAAGGATTCCCAGTTTCTTGCTCCAGATGTTACCAGCACTCAG GTGAATACAGTAGTAAGTGGTGCTCTGGACCGACTACACTATGAGAAAGACCCATGTGTAAAATATGATATTGGACGAAAGTTGTGGATCTACCTTCACCGTGACCGGAGCGAGGAAGAGTTTG AGAGAATTCACCAGGCGCAGGCAGCTGCGGCAAAAGCCAGAAAAGCCCTTCAGCAAAAACCTAAGCCCCCTGCCAAGGTG AAGTCCAGTAATAAGGAGAGCTCTGTGAAGGTGCTTAACAGTGGTACATCAGAGCCAGGTCAGCTAAGTCTTAGTGACTCCAGCATGCCAGCCACTCCTGTCACACCTGTCACCCCAACCACCCCAGCCTTGCCTGCTACTCCCATATCACCTCCACCTGTGTCAGCAGTTGGCAAGAATATACCTAGTACAGGCCCAGAACCAGCTAAATCTAGCCCAAG CGTTCTTCTGGTATCCTCACCAACAATGCCTCAATTGGGAACATTGCTCTCCCCAACTCCAAGCAACCAGACTCCACCAAATTCCCAGTCCACTGGCCGGGTGGTGAGCCATTCTGGCTCGACTGGACTTCCCCAGGTGCGGGTGGTAGCCCAGACCAGCCTTCCCGCTGTCACTCAACAGCCCACCAACTCAACACAGACACTGCCACAGATGCCAGTAGGCCCCCAAATCCGGGTTCCAGCCACTGCTACGCAGACCAAAGTCATACCACAA ACAGTGATGACAACAGTTCCAGTAAAAACTCAGCCTGCCCCAACCCCAGCAGCTGTGCAGCGGCCTGGGCAAGGCCAAGCAGGACTCACAGTGACAGGTCTCACTGCCTCCACTAGCCCTGCAGCAAAACCTGCCACCAGCTCCCCTGGAAGCTCTGCATCAAGTTCCTCTACAACCACTGTTATCCAGAATGTCCCTGGCCAGAATATTATCAAACAG gtgGCAATTACAGGACAGCTGGGTATGAAGCCTCAAACAGGCAACAGCATCCCACTAACAGCCACTAACTTCCGCATCCAGGGTAAGGATGTTTTACGCCTGCCTCCCTCGTCCATCACCACTGATGCCAAGGGCCAAACGGTGCTACGTATAACTCCTGACATGATGGCTACCCTGGCCAAGTCCCAGGTCACCACAGTCAAACTGACTCAGGACCTCTTTGGGGCAGGAAGTGGTACTCCAGGAAAGGGAATCTCTGCTACTTTGCACGTCACTTCCAACCCTGTGCATGCATCTGACACCCCTGTCAAGGCCAGCTCAGCTACTGCCCCTTCATCTACTCCAGCAGGCACCACTGTGGTCAAAGTAGCCCCTGACCTGAAACCTGCAGAAGCCTCAAGCTCAGCTTTCCGTTTGATGCCCGCACTTGGTGTGAGTGTGGCAGACCAAAAGGGCAAAGGTGCAGTGGCTTCGACAGAGGCAAAGCCCGCCGCCACAATTCGCATTGTGCAGGGACTGGGAGTGATGCCTCCTAAACCAGGCCAGACCATAACAGTTGCCGCCCATGCCAAGCAAGGGTCCTCCtcagcaggtgggcctggagctgctCATACTTCCACTGTGTCCTTGCCCAGTATGAGTGCTGCTGTGTCAAAGGCTGTGGCGGTGGCTTCTGGGGCCACAGGCACCCCTATCAGCATCGGGACGGGAGCCACCACCGTGCGACAGGTCCCTGTGAGCACAACGGTTGTATCCACTTCCCAGGCT GGTAAGCTGCCTACAAGGATTACAGTGCCACTGTCAGTGATCAGCCAGCCCATGAAAGGCAAAAGCGTGGTTACAGCTCCGGTCATCAAGGGCAACCTCGGAGCCAA TATCAGTGGATTGGGCCGGAATATTATCCTCACTACCGTGCCGGCTGGCACCAAGCTCATCACTGGTAACAAACCTGTTAGCTTCCTCACTGctcagcagctgcagcagctgcaGCAAGGCCAGGCCACGCAG GTACGCATCCAGACAGTCCCAGCTTCCCACCTTCAACAGGGAACAGCTTCTGGATCTTCCAAAGCTGTCTCTACTGTCGTCGTGACCACAGCCCCATCCCCAAAACAGGTGCCTGAACAGCAGTGA
- the NFRKB gene encoding nuclear factor related to kappa-B-binding protein isoform X8, whose translation MDALDHMLTDPLDLGPCGDGHGTRIMEDCMLGGTRISLPEDLLEDPEIFFDVVSLSTWHDVLSDSQREHLQQFLPHFPEDNIEQQNQLILALFSGENFRFGNPLHIAQKLFRDGHFNPEVVKYRQLCFKSQYKRYLNSQQQYFHRLLKQILASRTDLLEMAKTSGPALPLRRKRPSLSCTPEERERRTQQRYLKVLREVKEECGDSTLSSDEEDLSSWLPSSPARSPSPAVPLRVVPTLSTLDMKTADKLELGDNDLKMMLKKHHEKRKHQPDHPDLLTGDLTLNDIMTRVNAGRKGSLAALFDLAVLKKKAKEKEEKKKKKLKMIKSEIDDLAEPLSSTEGIPPLSQAPSPLPISAIKEEPLEDLKPCLGINEISSSFFSLLLEILLMEGQASLPMLEERVLDWQSSPASTLNSWFSSASNWAELVLPSLQYLAGDSRAVPSSFSPFVEFKEKTQQWKLIGSSQDNEKELAALFQLWLETKDQTFCKENEDSSDATTPGPRVTDYVVRPSTGEEKRVFQEQERFRYSQPHKAFTFRMHGFESVVGPVKGVFDKETSLNKAREHSLLRSDRPAYVTILSLVRDAAARLPNGEGTRAEICELLKDSQFLAPDVTSTQVNTVVSGALDRLHYEKDPCVKYDIGRKLWIYLHRDRSEEEFERIHQAQAAAAKARKALQQKPKPPAKVKSSNKESSVKVLNSGTSEPGQLSLSDSSMPATPVTPVTPTTPALPATPISPPPVSAVGKNIPSTGPEPAKSSPSVLLVSSPTMPQLGTLLSPTPSNQTPPNSQSTGRVVSHSGSTGLPQVRVVAQTSLPAVTQQPTNSTQTLPQMPVGPQIRVPATATQTKVIPQTVMTTVPVKTQPAPTPAAVQRPGQGQAGLTVTGLTASTSPAAKPATSSPGSSASSSSTTTVIQNVPGQNIIKQVAITGQLGMKPQTGNSIPLTATNFRIQGKDVLRLPPSSITTDAKGQTVLRITPDMMATLAKSQVTTVKLTQDLFGAGSGTPGKGISATLHVTSNPVHASDTPVKASSATAPSSTPAGTTVVKVAPDLKPAEASSSAFRLMPALGVSVADQKGKGAVASTEAKPAATIRIVQGLGVMPPKPGQTITVAAHAKQGSSSAGGPGAAHTSTVSLPSMSAAVSKAVAVASGATGTPISIGTGATTVRQVPVSTTVVSTSQAGKLPTRITVPLSVISQPMKGKSVVTAPVIKGNLGANISGLGRNIILTTVPAGTKLITGNKPVSFLTAQQLQQLQQGQATQVRIQTVPASHLQQGTASGSSKAVSTVVVTTAPSPKQVPEQQ comes from the exons ATGGATGCTCTGGATCACATGCTTACGGATCCTTTGGACCTGGGGCCATGTGGAGATGGCCATGGCACTCGAATTATGGAGGACTGCATGCTAGGAGGGACCAGGATTAGCCTGCCAGAGGACCTATTGGAAGAT cCTGAGATATTCTTTGATGTAGTTAGCCTCTCAACATGGCATGATGTGCTGAGTGACTCTCAGCGTGAGCACCTCCAGCAGTTCCTGCCTCACTTCCCTGAAGATAACATCGAGCAGCAAAATCAGCTTATTCTAGCCCTATTCAGTGGGGAAAACTTTCGTTTTGGGAATCCATTGCACATTGCCCAGAAACTCTTTCGAG ATGGGCACTTTAACCCGGAAGTAGTGAAGTACCGGCAGCTGTGCTTCAAGTCTCAATACAAGCGCTACCTCAACTCTCAGCAGCAGTATTTCCATCGGCTACTGAAACAGATTCTCGCCTCACGCACA GACTTGTTAGAGATGGCTAAGACGAGTGGCCCTGCCCTTCCCCTTCGAAGGAAACGGCCTTCACTATCCTGTACCCCTGAAGAAAGAGAACGACGCACTCAGCAGCGCTATTTGAAGGTTCTTCGGGAAGTTAAGGAAGAATGTGGAGATAGCACCTTATCCTCTGATGAAGAAG ATCTCAGCTCATGGCTTCCGAGCTCTCCAGCCCGTTCTCCTAGTCCTGCGGTGCCCCTGAGGGTGGTGCCCACGCTTTCAACCCTGGATATGAAAACTGCAG ATAAGCTAGAACTCGGGGACAACGATCTGAAGATGATGTTAAAGAAACACCATGAGAAGCGGAAACACCAACCC GATCACCCAGATCTTTTGACAGGGGACTTGACTCTCAATGACATCATGACACGAGTGAATGCTGGCAGAAAGGGCTCCCTTGCAG CTCTGTTTGACTTGGCTGTcctcaaaaaaaaggcaaaagagaaggaagagaagaagaaaaagaagttgaaaatgaTAAAATCTGAGATAGATGATCTAGCTGAACCTCTGAGCAGTACAGAGGGGATCCCACCCCTATCCCAGGCCCCATCCCCACTGCCAATCTCTGCCATCAAAGAAGA gcctCTTGAAGACCTCAAGCCCTGCCTTGGAATCAATGAAATATCATCTAGTTTCTTCTCCCTCCTACTAGAGATCTTGCTCATGGAGGGACAGGCTAGTCTTCCTATG CTGGAGGAGCGAGTCCTGGATTGGCAGTCATCTCCAGCCAGTACCCTTAATAGCTGGTTCTCCTCAGCTTCCAACTGGGCAGAATTAGTGTTACCATCCCTGCAGTATCTTGCTGGAGATAGCCGAG CTGTTCCTTCTAGCTTTTCTCCATTTGTTGAGTTCAAGGAGAAGACCCAGCAGTGGAAACTGATTG GCTCATCCCAAGACAATGAGAAGGAATTAGCTGCCTTATTCCAACTGTGGCTAGAAACCAAAGATCAAACTTTCTGTAAG GAAAATGAAGACAGTTCAGATGCCACAACACCAGGTCCCCGAGT AACTGACTACGTGGTCCGGCCTAGCACAGGGGAAGAGAAACGGGTTTTTCAGGAGCAG GAACGTTTCCGTTATAGCCAGCCCCACAAAGCTTTCACCTTCCGAATGCATGGATTTGAATCAGTGGTGGGGCCAGTCAAAGGTGTCTTTGACAAAGAGACCTCACTTAACAAGGCCCGGGAGCATTCCTTGCTGCGTTCCGATCGCCCTGCCTATGTCACCATCCTGTCTCTTG TCAGGGATGCTGCAGCCCGACTGCCCAATGGAGAAGGGACTCGGGCTGAAATCTGTGAATTGCTGAAGGATTCCCAGTTTCTTGCTCCAGATGTTACCAGCACTCAG GTGAATACAGTAGTAAGTGGTGCTCTGGACCGACTACACTATGAGAAAGACCCATGTGTAAAATATGATATTGGACGAAAGTTGTGGATCTACCTTCACCGTGACCGGAGCGAGGAAGAGTTTG AGAGAATTCACCAGGCGCAGGCAGCTGCGGCAAAAGCCAGAAAAGCCCTTCAGCAAAAACCTAAGCCCCCTGCCAAGGTG AAGTCCAGTAATAAGGAGAGCTCTGTGAAGGTGCTTAACAGTGGTACATCAGAGCCAGGTCAGCTAAGTCTTAGTGACTCCAGCATGCCAGCCACTCCTGTCACACCTGTCACCCCAACCACCCCAGCCTTGCCTGCTACTCCCATATCACCTCCACCTGTGTCAGCAGTTGGCAAGAATATACCTAGTACAGGCCCAGAACCAGCTAAATCTAGCCCAAG CGTTCTTCTGGTATCCTCACCAACAATGCCTCAATTGGGAACATTGCTCTCCCCAACTCCAAGCAACCAGACTCCACCAAATTCCCAGTCCACTGGCCGGGTGGTGAGCCATTCTGGCTCGACTGGACTTCCCCAGGTGCGGGTGGTAGCCCAGACCAGCCTTCCCGCTGTCACTCAACAGCCCACCAACTCAACACAGACACTGCCACAGATGCCAGTAGGCCCCCAAATCCGGGTTCCAGCCACTGCTACGCAGACCAAAGTCATACCACAA ACAGTGATGACAACAGTTCCAGTAAAAACTCAGCCTGCCCCAACCCCAGCAGCTGTGCAGCGGCCTGGGCAAGGCCAAGCAGGACTCACAGTGACAGGTCTCACTGCCTCCACTAGCCCTGCAGCAAAACCTGCCACCAGCTCCCCTGGAAGCTCTGCATCAAGTTCCTCTACAACCACTGTTATCCAGAATGTCCCTGGCCAGAATATTATCAAACAG gtgGCAATTACAGGACAGCTGGGTATGAAGCCTCAAACAGGCAACAGCATCCCACTAACAGCCACTAACTTCCGCATCCAGGGTAAGGATGTTTTACGCCTGCCTCCCTCGTCCATCACCACTGATGCCAAGGGCCAAACGGTGCTACGTATAACTCCTGACATGATGGCTACCCTGGCCAAGTCCCAGGTCACCACAGTCAAACTGACTCAGGACCTCTTTGGGGCAGGAAGTGGTACTCCAGGAAAGGGAATCTCTGCTACTTTGCACGTCACTTCCAACCCTGTGCATGCATCTGACACCCCTGTCAAGGCCAGCTCAGCTACTGCCCCTTCATCTACTCCAGCAGGCACCACTGTGGTCAAAGTAGCCCCTGACCTGAAACCTGCAGAAGCCTCAAGCTCAGCTTTCCGTTTGATGCCCGCACTTGGTGTGAGTGTGGCAGACCAAAAGGGCAAAGGTGCAGTGGCTTCGACAGAGGCAAAGCCCGCCGCCACAATTCGCATTGTGCAGGGACTGGGAGTGATGCCTCCTAAACCAGGCCAGACCATAACAGTTGCCGCCCATGCCAAGCAAGGGTCCTCCtcagcaggtgggcctggagctgctCATACTTCCACTGTGTCCTTGCCCAGTATGAGTGCTGCTGTGTCAAAGGCTGTGGCGGTGGCTTCTGGGGCCACAGGCACCCCTATCAGCATCGGGACGGGAGCCACCACCGTGCGACAGGTCCCTGTGAGCACAACGGTTGTATCCACTTCCCAGGCT GGTAAGCTGCCTACAAGGATTACAGTGCCACTGTCAGTGATCAGCCAGCCCATGAAAGGCAAAAGCGTGGTTACAGCTCCGGTCATCAAGGGCAACCTCGGAGCCAA TATCAGTGGATTGGGCCGGAATATTATCCTCACTACCGTGCCGGCTGGCACCAAGCTCATCACTGGTAACAAACCTGTTAGCTTCCTCACTGctcagcagctgcagcagctgcaGCAAGGCCAGGCCACGCAG GTACGCATCCAGACAGTCCCAGCTTCCCACCTTCAACAGGGAACAGCTTCTGGATCTTCCAAAGCTGTCTCTACTGTCGTCGTGACCACAGCCCCATCCCCAAAACAGGTGCCTGAACAGCAGTGA